Proteins encoded in a region of the Desulfobacterales bacterium genome:
- a CDS encoding substrate-binding domain-containing protein: MAENAIRILSAGASKTGVARCAKAFTQKTGVPVSVEFATAPVLRNTINSGTSDADIVVAPVPTAEAFAADGHTVDGTGSIIGSVKAAVTVKNGAIEPDLTSAETLKQAIIETDSLVYNEASSGQYIATMMENLGIADEVAAKTIRTKTGAAVMEHLHKSALTSEIGFGQATEIQVQIDKGLNVKLLGPLPKEVEKVTTYQSALLARAANKQQAKALLDFMASDEGRRICRETGLD, from the coding sequence ATGGCAGAAAACGCGATAAGAATATTAAGTGCCGGGGCTTCAAAAACTGGCGTTGCCCGCTGCGCAAAAGCTTTTACCCAAAAAACCGGCGTCCCCGTTTCGGTTGAATTTGCGACGGCGCCGGTGTTGCGGAACACCATCAACTCCGGAACCAGTGATGCTGATATTGTCGTTGCCCCCGTCCCGACCGCCGAAGCATTTGCTGCCGATGGACACACGGTTGATGGCACCGGCTCAATCATTGGATCGGTCAAGGCCGCCGTTACCGTTAAAAATGGCGCCATTGAGCCCGACCTGACCTCGGCGGAAACGCTAAAACAGGCGATCATAGAAACGGATTCGCTGGTCTATAACGAGGCATCCAGCGGTCAGTACATCGCGACCATGATGGAAAATCTAGGCATTGCGGATGAAGTTGCCGCCAAAACCATCCGGACAAAAACCGGCGCCGCAGTCATGGAGCATCTCCACAAGAGCGCTCTCACGAGCGAAATCGGCTTTGGCCAGGCTACGGAAATCCAGGTACAGATAGATAAAGGCTTGAATGTAAAACTCCTTGGACCGCTGCCAAAGGAAGTCGAAAAAGTGACGACCTATCAATCCGCGCTGCTTGCCCGCGCGGCCAATAAGCAACAAGCCAAAGCGTTGCTCGA